One genomic window of Cannabis sativa cultivar Pink pepper isolate KNU-18-1 chromosome 2, ASM2916894v1, whole genome shotgun sequence includes the following:
- the LOC115719490 gene encoding putative disease resistance protein At1g50180, translating to MADAVVSFVIERLGDLVISEAQFLGGVEAQVGNAQIKLQCMSAFLKDADAWVRNGTDERVRLLVVQVRENAYALEDVIETYVFKVASSNHGTIRRALKWCIRIIDMYKVGSKIKEISSNVDTWTSQLEALGVHRSIHKADEASSSNYVQQQRKLRQAYSYVEDNHVVGFDKDIEELVALLTEKENPHKHKVISVCGMGGLGKTTLTKKVYQHPHVRTHFDCYAWASISQQCNTRQVLEGIYIAFTSPTKERREEIKNLSDVELAKELYNFQKQKKCLVVLDDIWTTTTWDLLKHAFPITTQGDTLHSKILLTTRNKVVSFHADQHGFIHEPHLLNDKESWELFQNKYSSIGTDPSNSNDDERRKKELAVEMLKKCSGLPLAIIVLAGLLSKKHTIHDWELMKANVILCIGQGDQQHDVDSKYRSVSGVLGLSYSELPRHLKPCFLYLARYAEDVPIRAKELCHILIAEGFISRRRGSVETLEDVAYDWLNELAERSMIQVKQMSSTGERIKSFCIHDLMRDLCASKAQEENFLHFTDRRNNKGEEPIETKVRRVSIYDNESTDGNDFIHMVQNIDGTLRCFSIQDGTIVLEKGVLRHVCKHFLKLRVLIIGHQPHDFSSTLKLPNEIGI from the exons ATGGCAGATGCTGTTGTTTCGTTTGTGATTGAAAGGCTTGGAGACTTGGTGATTTCTGAAGCTCAATTCTTGGGTGGAGTTGAAGCCCAAGTTGGGAATGCACAGATCAAGCTGCAATGTATGAGTGCTTTCTTAAAAGATGCAGATGCTTGGGTTAGAAATGGTACTGATGAGCGAGTACGACTTTTGGTTGTCCAAGTCAGAGAAAATGCTTATGCCTTGGAGGATGTTATTGAGACTTATGTCTTCAAAGTGGCTTCTTCTAATCACGGAACTATCAGACGTGCATTGAAATGGTGTATTCGCATTATTGATATGTATAAAGTTGGATCAAAGATAAAGGAGATCTCATCCAACGTTGATACTTGGACTTCACAGTTAGAAGCACTTGGAGTACACAGATCAATACACAAAGCAGATGAAGCTTCTTCAAGCAACTATGTCCAACAGCAAAGAAAGTTGAGGCAAGCTTATTCTTATGTTGAAGACAACCATGTTGTTGGATTCGATAAAGATATTGAGGAGTTGGTTGCCCTTTTGACTGAAAAAGAGAACCCTCATAAGCATAAGGTGATCTCCGTATGTGGGATGGGTGGTTTGGGCAAAACTACTCTTACAAAAAAGGTCTATCAGCATCCTCATGTCAGGACTCACTTTGATTGTTATGCTTGGGCCTCAATATCTCAGCAGTGTAATACACGCCAAGTCTTGGAAGGAATTTACATTGCTTTCACTTCTCCCACCaaagaaagaagagaagagaTCAAAAACTTAAGTGATGTTGAATTAGCCAAGGAGCTTTACAACTTCCAGAAACAGAAAAAATGTTTGGTGGTTCTTGATGATATATGGACCACAACAACATGGGATCTTCTAAAACATGCATTCCCTATTACTACTCAAGGAGACACATTACACAGCAAGATCTTACTCACTACTCGGAATAAGGTTGTATCTTTCCATGCAGATCAACATGGTTTCATCCACGAACCTCATTTGCTCAACGACAAGGAGAGTTGGGAGTTGTTTCAGAACAAGTACTCTTCTATTGGAACAGATCCATCAA ATTCAAATGATGATGAAAGAAGGAAGAAAGAATTAGCGGTAGAGATGCTTAAAAAGTGCTCTGGTCTGCCATTAGCCATCATTGTGCTCGCTGGGCTTCTATCTAAGAAACACACCATACATGACTGGGAGTTGATGAAAGCAAATGTAATTCTCTGCATAGGTCAAGGTGATCAACAACATGATGTTGACTCAAAATACCGTAGTGTTTCGGGGGTGTTAGGTTTGAGTTACAGCGAGTTACCACGTCACTTGAAGCCTTGTTTTTTGTACTTGGCTCGTTACGCTGAAGATGTTCCCATAAGAGCAAAAGAGTTATGTCATATACTCATAGCAGAAGGTTTTATATCGCGAAGAAGAGGTTCTGTGGAAACTTTGGAGGATGTGGCATATGATTGGTTAAATGAGTTGGCGGAGAGGAGCATGATTCAGGTAAAACAAATGAGTTCAACAGGGGAAAGGATAAAATCATTTTGCATTCATGATCTCATGCGAGATTTGTGCGCGTCTAAAGCTCAAGAAGAAAACTTTCTACATTTTACTGATCGGAGGAATAATAAAGGGGAAGAGCCAATAGAAACAAAGGTACGAAGAGTTTCCATCTATGATAATGAAAGTACTGATGGTAATGATTTTATTCATATGGTTCAAAATATAGATGGAACTCTTAGGTGCTTTTCTATACAAGATGGAACAATTGTGTTGGAAAAAGGAGTATTGAGACATGTATGCAAGCACTTTTTGAAGCTTAGAGTTTTGATTATTGGTCACCAGCCTCATGATTTCAGTTCTACTTTGAAGTTGCCTAATGAAATTGGAATTTGA
- the LOC133033865 gene encoding probable disease resistance RPP8-like protein 2, with product MKLKLSNLQLEDDPMPTLEKLPKLRVLMIGYDSFKGDEMVCSRGGFPRLESLQLSFLGNLKEWKVEESALPTLAYLRIYCCRKLRRVPDGVRNIVTLNEIKIIEMPKKFKERMEEGGDDFHKVNHVPSRVFLNCDFEGTHLILILYYKIPQINMVILLFYHFVLYN from the coding sequence ATGAAGTTAAAGTTGAGCAATCTCCAACTTGAGGATGATCCAATGCCAACATTAGAAAAGCTACCAAAATTAAGAGTCCTTATGATTGGATATGATAGCTTCAAAGGGGATGAGATGGTGTGCTCAAGAGGAGGTTTCCCTCGACTTGAATCTCTTCAGCTTAGTTTTCTGGGAAACTTGAAAGAGTGGAAAGTGGAGGAGAGTGCATTGCCTACACTTGCCTATTTGCGTATTTATTGTTGTAGGAAATTGAGGAGAGTTCCAGATGGAGTAAGAAACATTGTTACACTCAATGAGATAAAGATAATTGAAATGCCTAAGAAATTCAAAGAAAGGATGGAGGAAGGAGGAGACGATTTCCACAAAGTCAACCACGTGCCATCACGTGTATTTCTCAACTGTGATTTCGAAGGTACACATCTAATACTAATCCTCTATTATAAAATTCCCCAAATTAATATGGTTATTTTGCTCTTTtatcattttgttttatataactaa